From Macadamia integrifolia cultivar HAES 741 unplaced genomic scaffold, SCU_Mint_v3 scaffold784, whole genome shotgun sequence, the proteins below share one genomic window:
- the LOC122069978 gene encoding uncharacterized protein LOC122069978: protein MEKRMSAEENMVRKRKSNPNNQLFSFPPELDHDSLALSLSPPSTRLSLSPPSTRRRLPPPHSPILPLLPLPRLPPPPAPTLPPYQFYLSPLIVDSSSLNLVTSSPTSNLVTDPSVTTTLVAGSSTSTSTAHPEHNTSYKSRTRRNPTQAPRAGKSDTIPAPYPWATTLRATVHSLEHLLQSGLHTISGECRCKECDQKDTIMFDLQSKFFEVANFIAVNNSKMHDRAPNDWNDPLLPTCKYCEKKNSVKPIINKKKEINWLFLFLGQMLGCCNLEQLKYFCKHTKNHRTGAKDRVLYLTYLTICKQLFLPRTFDP, encoded by the coding sequence aTGGAAAAGAGAATGAGTGCTGAAGAAAATATggtcagaaaaagaaagagtaacCCAAATAATCAACTATTCTCGTTTCCTCCAGAGCTAGATCATGATTCACTCGccctttccctttctcctccatcaACAAGGctttccctttctcctccatcaACTAGACGTAGGCTCCCACCACCACATTCACCAATCCTACCACTACTGCCATTACCGCGgctgccaccaccaccagctCCAACCCTACCTCCTTATCAATTTTATCTCTCTCCCTTAATTGTTGACTCTTCATCATTAAATTTAGTCACTAGTTCTCCAACATCAAATTTAGTCACTGATCCTTCAGTGACAACAACCTTAGTTGCTGGTtcttcaacatcaacatcaacagcCCATCCAGAACACAATACCTCATATAAGTCCCGCACTCGCCGTAATCCAACACAAGCTCCTCGAGCGGGGAAGAGTGATACTATCCCTGCTCCTTATCCATGGGCCACCACTCTCCGTGCTACTGTGCATAGCCTTGAACATCTTTTACAAAGTGGACTACACACAATATCTGGTGAATGCCGATGCAAGGAATGTGATCAAAAGGATACTATTATGTTTGATCTGCAAAGTAAGTTCTTTGAGGTTGCAAATTTTATTGCAGTAAATAATAGCAAGATGCATGATCGAGCTCCAAATGATTGGAATGATCCATTGCTTCCAACTTGCAAATATTGCGAAAAGAAGAACAGTGTAAAGCCGATTATAAACAAGAAGAAGGAGATCAATTGGCTTTTCTTGTTCCTTGGGCAAATGCTTGGGTGTTGTAACCTTGAACAATTGAAATATTTTTGCAAGCACACAAAGAATCATCGCACAGGTGCTAAAGATCGTGTTCTTTATCTAACATATCTTACTATTTGCAAACAACTCTTTCTTCCAAGGACTTTCGATCCttga